From the genome of Pseudarthrobacter sp. NIBRBAC000502772:
GCCACAGCTGGGTGAAGATGATGATTCCCGCGGCGGCGCTTGCCACGGGTTGCGGAGCGAAGAGGAAGAACGGCACCACGAGCTGGGCGAAATGGTTCCCCAGGACCTCCAGCCGGTGGAAGGGTTTGGGCAGGAGATGAGCCTGGCGGCTCAGCGGCCCCGGCATCGGCTGCGTTTCATGATGATAGTAGAGGGCGGTCAGGTCACGCCACTCCCGGCCGCCGCGGATCTTGATCATCCCGGCGCCGAACTCCAGCCGGAACACGAGCCAGGCCAACAGGATCAGGATGGTGCGCGGCGGCTCCGTCTGATCCGAGCCAAGGAAGGCCACCGTGAACCCGGCCTCCAGCAGCAGCATTTCCCAGCCGAAGCCATAAAACGTCTGCCCCACGTTGACGATCGACATGTAAAGCAGCCACAGGGCCAGAAATGCGATCAGCGGAACCCACGGCGGCCCAAGCTGGGGGATGCCGGCCACCAGGAGGGCGGAAATTGCCAGTCCGGTGAGGCAGACACCACGCAGCAGCCGGTCCGAATAGCGCCAACGGAACAGCGTGGGCCGCCGGCGCACGCTGAACCCCTCCAGATAGTCCGGAACCGGCAACAGGCCACGTTCGCCCAGCAGTGCAGGGAACTGGTTCAGGGAGGACAGGAACGCAACGAAGAACAGTGCCGCCACACCTCGCTGCAGCACTTGCCGGGCGAATCCGTACTCCGGCGCATCGAACCAGGAAACCCAGTCCACGCAATCCACGTTACGCCCGGCGTCGCTGTCCGCCCACTAGGATCGGATGGTGTTTGCATTGGTGCTCATTGCCGTTGTTGCAGGGGCACTGGCCCAGCGGCTGGCCGGCCTCGGATTCGGCCTTCTCGTCTCTCCCGTCCTGGTGGTGCTGCTCGGTCCCTTCGACGGCGTCATGATCATCAACCTGTGCGGCGCAGCCTCATCCCTCCTGATCCTTTCCAGGGTCTGGCGGCATGTGGAGTGGAAGCGCTACTTCGGACTGGCGCTCGCGGCCCTCGTAGGGGTAGTGCCGGGTGCCTGGTTGGCCAGCAACGTGGCCGAAGCGCCGCTGGAGATTTGCATCGGCATCCTCCTCATCATCGCCCTGCTGGCTTCGCAACGGCTGACCCGCAGCTCCTGGCGCGCCAGTGGCCCCGTTCCCATGGTCTCCCTCGGCTTCACCAGCGGACTGATGAACGCGGCAGCGGGCGTCGGCGGACCGGCCATCACCGCGTACGCCATTGCCACCCGCTGGGAGCAGAAGAGTTTCGGCGCCACCCTCCAGCCCTATTTCGTGACCACCGGACTGTCTTCCCTGGTGATCAAGTACGTACTATCCGGGGGACATGTTCCCGGCCTGGACGGCTGGCAATGGCTCAGCATCCTGGCCGCCATGGTGGCGGGAATCATCGCAGGCGATCTGCTGTCCGGCAAGGTCAAACCCGCTGCCGTGCGGCGGATCGTTGTGGCCATCGCCTACATCGGAGCCGTGTCCACGCTGGCCAAGGGTTTCATCGAGCTGGCGGCGGGCTGACCGGACCGCGGGCCACGTGCGGGCCGTGGTGCGGGATACTTAACCAATGCAGCCTCGCAGAATCGTCATCCTCGGATCCACCGGTTCCATCGGCACCCAGGCGATTGACGTCGTCGACGGCGCCCCGCACCTATTTGAGGTAGTGGCGCTCAGTGCCGGCGGAGGGAACCTGCAGCTCCTGGCCCGCCAGGCCGTCCACACCGGTGCCGCCGCTGTGGGCATCGCCGCAGGGGATCCGCGCAAGCTGCAGGACCTGATCTCCGAGGCTGCCCGCCTCGCCGGGCGGCAGGACTACCGCCCCGAAATCATCGCCGGCCCGGACGCCTCGGCCCGCATCGCCGCGGTAGAAGCGGACGTGGTGCTCAACGGCATTACCGGCTCCATCGGGCTCGCCCCGACCCTCGCCGCCCTGAAATCAGGTGCAACGCTGGCGCTGGCCAACAAGGAATCGCTGATCGTCGGCGGAGCGCTTGTCAAGGCCGCCGCCCGCGAGGGACAGATCGTGCCGGTGGATTCCGAGCACTCAGCGATAGCGCAGTGCCTGCGCTCCGGCTCCGCGGCCGAAGTTGAGAAACTCATCCTGACGGCCTCCGGAGGGCCTTTCCGCGGCCGGACAAGGGAACAGCTCCACGACGTGACGCCGAAAGAGGCCCTGGCGCACCCCACGTGGGACATGGGGCTGATGGTCACCACCAACTCGGCCACGCTCGTCAACAAGGGCCTTGAGCTTATCGAGGCGCATCTGCTGTTCGACGTGCCGCTGGACCGGATCGACGTTGTGGTCCACCCGCAGTCGGTGGTCCACTCCATGGTCCAGTTCATTGACGGGTCCGTCATCGCCCAGGCGTCCCCGCCGGACATGCGCCTCCCCATTGCCTTAGGGCTGGGCTGGCCGGACAGGGTCCCCAAAGCGGCCTCCCCGTGTGACTGGACCAAAGCCACCAGCTGGACGTTCGAACCCCTGGACACCGTCGCTTTCCCGGCCGTGGACCTGGCCAAGGACGCCGCGAAGCAGGGGAGTACTTTTCCCGCCGTCTTCAACGCGGCAAACGAGGAAGCGGTCATGGCGTTCCACTCGGGACGCATCCGCTTCACCGAAATCGTGGACACCATCGATGCTGTCCTCAGCGAACATTCAGGATCCTCCGGGCTGACGCTGGAGTCGGTACTGGATGCTGAAAACTGGGCACGCACGCGTGCCCACGAACGTTTAGCAGTCAGCAGTCTCTAGGAAGCAGCAGATCCACGCATGAGCCCCGTCCTCCTCTTTATCCTCGGCGTCGTCTTTGTGGCGATCGGCATTGCCGTGTCCATTGCGCTGCACGAAGTGGGGCACCTGGTGCCCGCCAAGCTGTTCAAGGTGCGTGTCACCAAGTACATGATCGGCTTCGGCCCCACCCTGTGGTCCAAGCGGAAGGGCGAGACCGAATACGGCGTGAAAGCGATCCCGCTGGGCGGCTACGTGTCCATGATCGGCATGTATCCGCCCAACAAGGACGACGGAACCGTCCGCCCCTCCAGCACCGGCATGTTCCAGACACTGGCCACGGAAGCCCGGTCCATGGCACACGAGGAAGTGGGCCCGGAGGACGCAAACCGCGTGTTCTACCGGCTGCCGGTGTGGAAGAAAATCATCGTGATGCTGGGCGGGCCGGCCATGAACCTGTTGATCGGTGTGGTCCTGACCGCCGTCCTGCTGATGGGCTTCGGCATGGCCACGGCCACCACCACCATCGCCGACGTCTCCAAATGCCAGGTGGCGGCCGGCGAGACCGTTGATCCCGATTCCCCGGACTGCAAGCTGACCCCCGCGGCCGCTGCCGGGCTCCTGCCTAACGACGTGGTCACCTCCTTTGACGGGAAAGCTGTCACCGGCTGGGACGAGCTGACCGAATGGATCCGGGCCTCCGCGGGCAGGGAAGTCAGCATCACTGTGGAGCGCGACGGCGCGCCCGTCACCACCACGGTGACGCCGGTGCTCTCCGCCCGCCCCGTCGTCGGCGTGGACGGACGCCAGGCAAAGGACGACGCCGGCACCCTCCTGTACCAGGACGTCGGCTTCCTGGGCATCGGCGCGCAGACCGAACTGGTTCCCCAGCCGGCGTCGTCCGTCCTGCCCATGGCGGGCGAAAACATCAAGCAAGTGGCTGGCGTCGTCTTCAATCTGCCCGCCCGGGTGGTGGGTGTTGCCAAGGCGGCCTTCAGCGAGGAAGATCGCGACCCCAACGGCCCCATCAGTGTGGTGGGCGTGGGGCGCGTGGCCGGTGAAGTGGCGGCCATGGAGGAAGTGCCGCTGCAGTCCAGGATCGGGGCACTGGTAGGGCTGCTCGCCGGCTTGAACTTTGCGCTTGCGGTCTTCAACCTGATCCCGCTGCTTCCGCTCGACGGCGGCCACGTGGCCGGAGCGCTGTACGAGGGGGCGCGGCGACGGGTGGCCAAGCTGTTCGGCAAACCGGATCCGGGCGCTTTCGACATCGCCAAACTGCTTCCCGTGACTTACGTGGTGGCCACGTTGCTGATGGGCATGAGTTTGCTGCTGATCTATGCCGACATCGTGAAGCCGGTGAACCTGTTCGGCTGACTCCTGCGGACGTCTGGCTGGACGGATGTCCTGGATCTACCATGAAACATGGCCACGTTCGCCGTCCAATCAAAGAGCATCAGCCGCTGGATCCAGGCCGGATTGTGGGCGCTGCCTGTCTCGTGGCTTGTCACCGCCTGGTCCACGCTGGACCCGCAGCCGGACCAGGCGAAGGACCCGGAGGCGTGGGCCCGTTTTGTCAGCTCCGATGCGTACCAGTTCAGCCATCTTTTCGGCAGTACCACAGGCACCATCCTGGCCCTGTTCGGTCTCTTTGCTTTGGGCTGTTCCATGGCCAACAGCAGGACGGGGCGCCTGGCAATCGCCTCGATGGTCACAGCTGTTGCCGGCACGGCTTTGCTGCTTGTGCCGGCGGTGATTTCCACGTTTGCCACCCCCGCCATCGGAAAGGCATACCTGGGCGGAAACCAGGACGTGATGCAGCTGGAATTCCCGGCATCCATGACCGGGGCGTTCCTGCTGGGCCTGCTGCTCGCATTCGTTGGCACGGTGCTGCTGGGGATCGCGGTATGGCGTTCCCACGTGCTGCCGCGCTGGGCCGGGGCCCTCTGGGTGGCCGGCGCTGTGGTGTTCTACGTCCTGGGCGTTGTCCTGGGGCAGGCAACTACGGGAAGCAGCCTGCCGTCCCAGGCCGCCGGGGCCGTACTGATGGCAGGCGCCGGCGGGTGGATCGCCTGGAGCGGATCCCGGCAGGCCACGGCAGCGCCTGACCGGATCGGGTGATTCCAGCAAATCAGCCTTTATTGGCTGATATTTAATAATCAGCTATTTTTGATTGATTATGAGTGATCACCTGCGTACGGTTAGGGCATGTACGTACTGACCATCGACCAGCGAGGCAGCACTGCCGACGTCGACCGTGTTCCCGATCTGATCGCCGCACTGCGCACCCTCACACCGGCGCCCTTCGAACGGTCCGTGGGTGATGAACTCCAGGGTGTGGTGGAACATGCCGAGGACGTGGTGGAGATCGCCCTGTACGCGCTCCGGAGCGGGCACTGGTACGTCGGGATCGGGATCGGGGCCGTACAGCTCACCCCGGGCGGAAGCCCCCGGGAAGGTTCCGGGAGCGGCTTTGTGGCAGCGCGAAAGGCCGTGGAACTCGCCAAGGGCTCGGCTGGTCACGTGCCATTGTCGGTGGTGTCCGGCAGTATTGGCCGTGGACGGGAGATGCCTCCCCACGCCAAGGAAGGAGCCATGACCACTGCAAATGCCCAGGCGGTGCTTCGCCTGATCGGACGGGTGGTGCAGCAACGCACACCAGCACAGTGGCGGGTGGTGGACCGGTTGCGCGCACTCCAGGGCGGCGATGGAAAGCACGGCAGCCAGAAACGCGTGGCCCAGGAACTGGGAATCACGGAGCAGTCGGTGAGCCGTGCCGTGCTCAGGTCAGGCTGGCTTGAGGAATGGGCCGCCAGGCCTGCCGCGGCCATGCTCCTGGACCACGCCCATTCCCAGATTGAAGGAGACCGGTGAACGCACTCTGGATCGCAGTTGCCCTGTTGGTGGCCGGATTCGCAGGATGGCCTGTGACCGCACTGGTGTTCCGGCTCGCCAGGACCATTGACGACAAAGCGGACGCAGCCACCAAATCGGACCGGGACGCATCAGCCCAGGACCCTTCAGCCGATGTCACGGTGGACACAGTTTCGGAAGCCCCGCGGGCCGGTACGGGGCAAACCGTCGACGGCGAGCTGACCACGGGTGGCGGCCAGGCGCCGTCTGACGCCCCTCAGCCGGCGCCCGCGCTGCCGGCCCAGCGGATCCTCCGCGGCGGGGCAATCATCGGTGTCCTGGAACGCCTGGGCGTCTGCGTGGCCATCCTGACCGGACAGCCGGTGGCCATTGCCTACATCGTGGCCATCAAGGGCCTGGGCAGGTTCGCCGAATTGAAGGAGACCCCCGTGGCTGCGGAGCGGTTCATCATCGGAACGCTCACGTCCATGCTGTGGGCTGCGGGAACGGCGGCGGTGATCAAGGTGGTGCTCCTGCAGTGAGTCTTGCCGACTGCCCGGATCGGCGACAGCCCACCCCTGGGGATAGGGTGTCCTTATGACTGTTTTTGCCGTTGAGTATGTGTACGCCGCCGATTCCTCCGCCGTCCGTGATGACCACCGCCCCGCGCACCGCGCCTGGCTGGCGGGTCTGGCGGACGAGGGCCAACTGCTGACCAGCGGACCCTACGGTGACGGGGCGGGCGCCCTGCTGATCTTCAAGGTCCAGGACGAAACCGAGCTGAACGATCTCCTCAAGCAGGACCCGTTCGCCGTCGCCGGCACCATTGCCGGGATCCGGACCACCGAGTGGACTCCCGTGATCGGCCTCCTGGCCGCGCACGCATCCTGATTCCCGGACCCTTTTTACTACCGAAACACCTACCCAAGGAGTCCACGTGACCTCGGTCAGCCTGGGAATGCCGTCAGCACCGCCGCCCGTTCTCGCCCCCCGCCGCAAGACGCGGCAGATCAAAGTGGGTTCCGTCGGGGTCGGTTCGGACTCGCCCATCAGTGTGCAGTCCATGACCACCACGCCCACCACGGACATCAACGCCACCCTGCAGCAGATCGCGGAACTCACCGCCTCCGGTTGCGACATTGTGCGCGTCGCCTGCCCGTCGGCCGATGATGCAGAGGCCCTGCCAATCATCGCTCGCAAGTCCCAGATCCCTGTTATTGCCGACATCCACTTCCAGCCGAAGTACGTCTTCGCGGCGATTGAGGCCGGCTGCGCGGCAGTGCGGGTGAACCCGGGCAATATCCGCAAATTCGATGACCAGGTCAAGGAAATCGCTCGCGCGGCGAAGGACCACGGGACCTCAATCCGGATCGGCATCAACGCCGGATCGCTGGAGCCCGGCATCCTGAAGAAGTATGGCAAGGCCACCCCCGAGGCACTCGTGGAATCCGCTGTCTGGGAAGCGTCGCTGTTCGAAGAGCACGGTTTCAACGACTTCAAGATCTCGGTCAAGCACAACGACCCGGTCATTATGGTTGCTGCCTACGAGATGCTGGCCGAGCAGGGCGACTGGCCCCTGCACCTGGGCGTCACCGAAGCCGGGCCCGCCTTCCAGGGCACCATCAAGTCCGCCACAGCCTTCGGGGCGCTCCTGGCCAAGGGCATCGGCGACACCATCAGGGTTTCCCTGTCGGCGCCTCCGGTGGAGGAAATCAAGGTGGGAAACCAGATCCTCCAGTCCCTGAACCTGCGTCCGCGTAAACTGGAAATCGTCTCCTGCCCGTCATGCGGCCGCGCCCAGGTGGACGTGTACACCCTTGCCGAACAGGTCACCGCAGGGCTGGAAGGCATGGAAATTCCGCTCCGCGTGGCAGTGATGGGCTGTGTTGTCAACGGACCGGGCGAAGCCCGCGAAGCCGATCTGGGTGTGGCGTCCGGCAATGGCAAGGGGCAGATCTTTGTGAAGGGCCAAGTCATTAAGACTGTGCCTGAGAGCGAGATTGTTGAGACACTGATCGAAGAGGCCATGCGCATAGCTGAAGAGATGGGGGAGGCCGATGGCGAAGATGCTGTCAAGGGTAGCCCCGTGGTTAGCGTCTCATAAAGAGGACGCCGCGCCGGCGGGGATATCCGTCCGGACCCTGGCCGGCGCGGACACCGCTGCCCTGCGGCGCCTGGCGTCGCAGGATCCGGTGGCCAATGTCTTTATCCTGGCGCACCTCCGGGCGGCGGGCTCTGCCGCGCCCACTGCTGGTGGTGCCGGCGTCCTGGGAGTTTTCGACGACGGCATCCTGGTCGGCGCGTGCTGGGCAGGGGCAAACCTGGTCCCGGTCCAGCTTGACCCCGAATTTGCCGGGCTTGTCGCTGCCGCAGCAAGCAATTCCGGCCGCCGTTTCGCTTCCGCCTTTGGTCCCGCGGATGCCGTCCTTGCCCTCCATGCTGAGCTGGCTGAACTGGGGCATGCGGCCCACGAAGTGCGGGATGAACAGCCGCTGATGACGTTGTGCGGGCCGCCGTCGGTGGAGCCGAACGCGGATCTGGGGCTTGGCCGGCTGGCCGATTTTGACCGGATCCTTCCCGCCTGCGCCGCCATGTTCGAAGAGGAAGTGGGCTACTCGCCGTTCCTCGGGGCAAGGAGTTCTACAGCCGCCGCGTGGAAGGCCTCATCCGGCAAGGCCATTCATTGGCACACGTCAACGACTCCGGCGACGTTGTGTTCAAGGCCGAGCTGGGAGCTGTGACGGCCGACGTCACGCAGATCCAGGGCGTATGGATGAACCCCGGCTACCGCGGACAGGGTCTGAGCGCCGGCTACATGGCTGCCGTGGTGGAGAAGGCGCGCACGCTTGCCCCCGTCACCAGCCTCTATGTCAACGGCTTCAACCTCCGGGCGCGGTCCACGTACGAGCGCGTGGGCTTCCGCCAGGTTGGCACCTTCGCTACGGTTCTGTTCTAGCCGCCAGCTCGCTGGCCTCAGCGTCGCCGCCTTTCAGGCCACCTGCCGCCGGTTCACCCGTCGGCTTCAGGTCACCCGTCAAGTAATGCTGGACGTTCGGAGCCACGAGCCGCACAATGTCGTCGGGCGAGGCAGACGCGAGTGGTTCCAGGCGCACCACATACCGGACCAGCATCACTCCAACCATCTGCGTGGCCACAAGGTTTCCGCGCATGGCCACTTCTTCGGGCGGACCGGGGACTCCTGCCATGATCCGGCCGAGGATGGTCCGCTGCACCAGTTCCCGCAGCAGCAACGTCTTGGCCTTGGAGCCGATGGTCCCCCTGAGGAAGGCCACCAGGCTGTGCTGGGCCGGGCTCTCCCACAAGCGCAGCACGGCCCGCACGATCGCGTCTGCCCGGTCCTCTGGCGAGTAGCCGTCGACGCCCGCCAGGACCTTCTCCGGGTCGGCCGGCAGTGCCACACTCAGCGCAAAAAGCTCGTCCTTGCCCTTGAAGAAATGGTGGATCATGGCGGGGTCCACGCCGGTTTCCCGGGCGATCTGGCGCAGGCTGGTCCCTTCGAAACCGTGTTCGGCGAAAAGCCGCCGGGCTGTGTCCAGGATCTGTTCCCTCGACTCGGTGGTCCCGCCGCGCCGGCCCCGCCGGCCGGTACCAGCCGCGCTGCCTGCGGGACCCGGGGCGTCCGCCGGATCATGCTGTCCGTTCACGCGGTCCGCCGCCGCAGGGTCAGGGATGCGAGCACCAGGACAGCCAGGACAATGGCCACGATGACTCCGGCATCCATCCACAGCTGGTCTGTGGGCTCGGTGTTGGCGGCGATCTCCTGGAGTGCATCCACCGAAAAAGTCAGTGGAAGGACATTCGACACAGCCTCGAGGGCCTCGTTCATCCTTTCGCGGGCCACAAAGAGGCCACAGAGCAGGATCTGCGGGACCACCACCACCGGCATGAACTGCACGGCCTGGAATTCCGTCCGGGCGAAGGCCGAACAGAGCAGCCCCAGCGCGACGCCAAGAACGGCATTGATCACGGCAATCATGACCACCAGTCCAGGGCTGCCTTGGATGTCGAGCCCGAAGATCCAGTAGGCGACGGCGGTCGCCACCAGCGACTGCAGGGCGGCCATGATGGAAAATGCCAGCCCGTAGCCGAACAGCAGGTCCGCTTTGTGGATGGGAGTGGTCAGCAGCCGTTCCAGGGTCCCCGAGGTGCGTTCCCGCAGCATCGTGATGGACGTAACCAGGAACATAACCACAAACGGGAAGATCGCCAGCATCATCAGGCCAACCCGGTCAAAAGTCCTGGGCACGCCCGGCGGCAGCGTTTCATTCTCATAGAGAAAGTACACGGCGGTGAGGAGCAGCGCAGGGACCACCAGGATCAGCGCGATGCTGCGGTGGTCGTGCCGGAGCTGGTCCAGGACGCGCCGGGTGGTGGCCAACAGCATCAACAGGTTCATGACCGTACCGTCCTTTCGGGGGAACCGCTGGGCACTTCGGCGGTGTCCTGGATGATGTGCAGGAAAGCCTTCTCCAGATCGGCACTGTGCCCGCGCCGGCTCAATTCCCCCGGCGTTAGCTGCGCCAGGAGCTTTCCTTCCCGCAGCAGGAGGAGTGATCCGCAATGGCTGGCTTCCTCCATCACATGGCTGGAAACCAGCAGGGTGGTCCCGGACTCGGCCATGGACCGGAAGCGGTCCCACAGGTCAGCCCGGAGCACCGGATCAAGGCCCACGGTTGGCTCATCCAGGACCAGCAGGCTGGGGCGAGCCACCAGGGCACAGGCCAGCGACACCCGGCTCAGCTCTCCGCCGGAGAGGTCACCGGTTTTCTGCCTCGCCTGCGGTTCAAGCCCGACGGCGGCGATCGCCTCCGCGGCCTCGGCGCGGCCCTTGCGGTGCATGGCGCCGAAGTAACGGACGTTGGCTTCGACCGTGAGGTCCGGATACACGCTGGGGGACTGGGTCACGTAACCCACCCGGTGTCGCAGGTCAGGGTGCCCGGCGGGCAGCCCCAGCACTTGGACCGAACCGGACGTGAGCACCTGGACGCCCATGATGGCCCGCATGAGCGTAGTCTTGCCGCTGCCGGACGGGCCCAGCAACCCGGTGATCTCGCCGGCCTGGATGGCAAAGTCCAAGCCGCGCAGGACGGGAACCTTTCCCCGTGTGACGTGCAGGGCAGTGGCGGCCACAGCGATGCTGGCTTCCGCGACGGCCGGGGCGGTAGCTGCTGAATGGGACATTAATGCCTCCGAATGCTGGGAGTCCGCGTTTGAATTCACCAGGTGATGAATTCAAACTAGACCTGCCAAAGGCGGCCGTCAATTACTTCGAATGGAAAAACCCTTGTGGATGTGTCGGCTATCACATATGTTCGATCTAGCTGCGCTGGAGTGGGTGGGCGGTCTCACCAGTCCTCACCAGTACCTAGGCGTCAACGGCCATGGAGCCACGTCCGCATGTAATGACCAGCCGTTTACGGCCAGGGGCTTTGCATGCAGGGCGTGGCTCTATTGCGTTCCGCCCCGTCCAGCCCCCAGCAAGGCCCCGCATCCGGGTCCGCGCCTGTCTCAGGCCCGGCTTACTCTGGCCCGGCTCAGGTTCCGCCGCCGGGCCGGGCGTGGATTTGCCGGTAGATTAGTACCCAGAAGAATTGCCCTGTCCTGCATTTCCAGCAGCTAGTCCCAGAAACGGATACCCACCCTTGGTCACAAGAATGTCCCAGCTTTTCCTGCGCACCTTGCGTGAAGATCCCGCCGATGCCGAGGTGGCCAGCCACCGGCTCCTGATCCGGGCGGGGTACATCC
Proteins encoded in this window:
- a CDS encoding lipase maturation factor family protein, yielding MDWVSWFDAPEYGFARQVLQRGVAALFFVAFLSSLNQFPALLGERGLLPVPDYLEGFSVRRRPTLFRWRYSDRLLRGVCLTGLAISALLVAGIPQLGPPWVPLIAFLALWLLYMSIVNVGQTFYGFGWEMLLLEAGFTVAFLGSDQTEPPRTILILLAWLVFRLEFGAGMIKIRGGREWRDLTALYYHHETQPMPGPLSRQAHLLPKPFHRLEVLGNHFAQLVVPFFLFAPQPVASAAAGIIIFTQLWLVASGNFAWLNWMAIVLAFAAVSDPVAHAVLPFLPLDGDPEEGSRGSPPYWLAITLVATMLLVVLSYWPVRNLLSKGQLMNASFNRWQLVNTYGAFGTVTKHRVEIVVEGTLDEEPEDSADWREYGFKGKPGDLRRLPRQWAPYHLRLDWLMWFLPLRTVHEEWFYAFLTKLLEADQRTLRLLRADPFDGDPPRWVRVNSYLYRFATRAEFRETGERWVRMPLYEAIPPLSLGGSRRRRR
- a CDS encoding sulfite exporter TauE/SafE family protein, translated to MVFALVLIAVVAGALAQRLAGLGFGLLVSPVLVVLLGPFDGVMIINLCGAASSLLILSRVWRHVEWKRYFGLALAALVGVVPGAWLASNVAEAPLEICIGILLIIALLASQRLTRSSWRASGPVPMVSLGFTSGLMNAAAGVGGPAITAYAIATRWEQKSFGATLQPYFVTTGLSSLVIKYVLSGGHVPGLDGWQWLSILAAMVAGIIAGDLLSGKVKPAAVRRIVVAIAYIGAVSTLAKGFIELAAG
- the dxr gene encoding 1-deoxy-D-xylulose-5-phosphate reductoisomerase, giving the protein MQPRRIVILGSTGSIGTQAIDVVDGAPHLFEVVALSAGGGNLQLLARQAVHTGAAAVGIAAGDPRKLQDLISEAARLAGRQDYRPEIIAGPDASARIAAVEADVVLNGITGSIGLAPTLAALKSGATLALANKESLIVGGALVKAAAREGQIVPVDSEHSAIAQCLRSGSAAEVEKLILTASGGPFRGRTREQLHDVTPKEALAHPTWDMGLMVTTNSATLVNKGLELIEAHLLFDVPLDRIDVVVHPQSVVHSMVQFIDGSVIAQASPPDMRLPIALGLGWPDRVPKAASPCDWTKATSWTFEPLDTVAFPAVDLAKDAAKQGSTFPAVFNAANEEAVMAFHSGRIRFTEIVDTIDAVLSEHSGSSGLTLESVLDAENWARTRAHERLAVSSL
- a CDS encoding RIP metalloprotease, which codes for MSPVLLFILGVVFVAIGIAVSIALHEVGHLVPAKLFKVRVTKYMIGFGPTLWSKRKGETEYGVKAIPLGGYVSMIGMYPPNKDDGTVRPSSTGMFQTLATEARSMAHEEVGPEDANRVFYRLPVWKKIIVMLGGPAMNLLIGVVLTAVLLMGFGMATATTTIADVSKCQVAAGETVDPDSPDCKLTPAAAAGLLPNDVVTSFDGKAVTGWDELTEWIRASAGREVSITVERDGAPVTTTVTPVLSARPVVGVDGRQAKDDAGTLLYQDVGFLGIGAQTELVPQPASSVLPMAGENIKQVAGVVFNLPARVVGVAKAAFSEEDRDPNGPISVVGVGRVAGEVAAMEEVPLQSRIGALVGLLAGLNFALAVFNLIPLLPLDGGHVAGALYEGARRRVAKLFGKPDPGAFDIAKLLPVTYVVATLLMGMSLLLIYADIVKPVNLFG
- a CDS encoding MarR family transcriptional regulator, translated to MYVLTIDQRGSTADVDRVPDLIAALRTLTPAPFERSVGDELQGVVEHAEDVVEIALYALRSGHWYVGIGIGAVQLTPGGSPREGSGSGFVAARKAVELAKGSAGHVPLSVVSGSIGRGREMPPHAKEGAMTTANAQAVLRLIGRVVQQRTPAQWRVVDRLRALQGGDGKHGSQKRVAQELGITEQSVSRAVLRSGWLEEWAARPAAAMLLDHAHSQIEGDR
- a CDS encoding YciI family protein; the protein is MTVFAVEYVYAADSSAVRDDHRPAHRAWLAGLADEGQLLTSGPYGDGAGALLIFKVQDETELNDLLKQDPFAVAGTIAGIRTTEWTPVIGLLAAHAS
- the ispG gene encoding flavodoxin-dependent (E)-4-hydroxy-3-methylbut-2-enyl-diphosphate synthase — encoded protein: MTSVSLGMPSAPPPVLAPRRKTRQIKVGSVGVGSDSPISVQSMTTTPTTDINATLQQIAELTASGCDIVRVACPSADDAEALPIIARKSQIPVIADIHFQPKYVFAAIEAGCAAVRVNPGNIRKFDDQVKEIARAAKDHGTSIRIGINAGSLEPGILKKYGKATPEALVESAVWEASLFEEHGFNDFKISVKHNDPVIMVAAYEMLAEQGDWPLHLGVTEAGPAFQGTIKSATAFGALLAKGIGDTIRVSLSAPPVEEIKVGNQILQSLNLRPRKLEIVSCPSCGRAQVDVYTLAEQVTAGLEGMEIPLRVAVMGCVVNGPGEAREADLGVASGNGKGQIFVKGQVIKTVPESEIVETLIEEAMRIAEEMGEADGEDAVKGSPVVSVS
- a CDS encoding TetR family transcriptional regulator translates to MNGQHDPADAPGPAGSAAGTGRRGRRGGTTESREQILDTARRLFAEHGFEGTSLRQIARETGVDPAMIHHFFKGKDELFALSVALPADPEKVLAGVDGYSPEDRADAIVRAVLRLWESPAQHSLVAFLRGTIGSKAKTLLLRELVQRTILGRIMAGVPGPPEEVAMRGNLVATQMVGVMLVRYVVRLEPLASASPDDIVRLVAPNVQHYLTGDLKPTGEPAAGGLKGGDAEASELAARTEP
- a CDS encoding ABC transporter permease; this encodes MLLATTRRVLDQLRHDHRSIALILVVPALLLTAVYFLYENETLPPGVPRTFDRVGLMMLAIFPFVVMFLVTSITMLRERTSGTLERLLTTPIHKADLLFGYGLAFSIMAALQSLVATAVAYWIFGLDIQGSPGLVVMIAVINAVLGVALGLLCSAFARTEFQAVQFMPVVVVPQILLCGLFVARERMNEALEAVSNVLPLTFSVDALQEIAANTEPTDQLWMDAGVIVAIVLAVLVLASLTLRRRTA
- a CDS encoding ABC transporter ATP-binding protein, which translates into the protein MSHSAATAPAVAEASIAVAATALHVTRGKVPVLRGLDFAIQAGEITGLLGPSGSGKTTLMRAIMGVQVLTSGSVQVLGLPAGHPDLRHRVGYVTQSPSVYPDLTVEANVRYFGAMHRKGRAEAAEAIAAVGLEPQARQKTGDLSGGELSRVSLACALVARPSLLVLDEPTVGLDPVLRADLWDRFRSMAESGTTLLVSSHVMEEASHCGSLLLLREGKLLAQLTPGELSRRGHSADLEKAFLHIIQDTAEVPSGSPERTVRS